One Carassius auratus strain Wakin chromosome 16, ASM336829v1, whole genome shotgun sequence genomic window carries:
- the tpbg gene encoding trophoblast glycoprotein, whose protein sequence is MSDFGLLHLLQLQSKQRGMCNLTLCVLLFLTCPCSSLSSCPAQCLCEATVVNCVSQNLKSVPQPLPENTTVLNISGNDIRNLNKESFPRPLEHLTHLYVSGSQVEKLDSMVFKNLPSLRLLDLSNNRISQFSVEALPQDNKIEVLNLSKSLHNHSYIGVFADLFNHSLPKVSHLDLSSNDLVLFPEGIFTGLLDLTVLDLRNNSLVIIRNDTLCSRGLKELDLRDNALKVLPNVTLEKLSSFPDLRVRLAGNPWRCDCNIEEMLIWLAKHELVVDILNLTCSDPAELKNVPLSHLEQSQLSCWSNAGDAMNRALEPSYVFLGMVLALIGVIFLLVLYLNRKGIKRWMYNIRDACRDHMEGYHYRYEINSDPRLANLSLNSDV, encoded by the coding sequence ATGTCAGATTTTGGATTACTGCATTTGCTTCAACTTCAGAGTAAACAAAGGGGCATGTGTAACCTGACTCTCTGTGTTTTACTCTTCCTGACGTGTCCCTGCTCGTCCTTATCTTCATGTCCTGCCCAGTGTTTGTGCGAAGCCACGGTGGTGAACTGTGTTAGCCAAAACTTGAAATCAGTCCCACAGCCCCTTCCAGAAAACACCACCGTGCTTAACATCAGTGGGAACGATATAAGGAACCTGAACAAAGAATCTTTCCCCAGGCCGCTGGAACATTTAACACACCTTTATGTGTCTGGAAGCCAAGTGGAGAAATTAGACTCCATGGTGTTTAAAAACTTGCCAAGTCTGCGTTTACTTGACCTCAGCAACAACAGGATTTCACAGTTCAGCGTTGAGGCTTTACCTCAAGACAACAAGATTGAGGTTCTAAACCTCAGCAAATCCTTACACAATCACTCCTACATCGGTGTGTTTGCAGATCTTTTCAATCACAGCCTGCCCAAAGTTTCTCATCTCGATTTATCCAGTAATGACCTGGTGCTCTTTCCAGAAGGCATATTCACAGGTTTGTTGGACCTCACTGTTTTGGATTTGAGGAACAACTCCCTTGTTATAATCAGGAATGATACATTGTGCAGTCGGGGACTTAAAGAGTTGGACTTACGAGACAATGCGTTGAAAGTCCTGCCCAACGTGACCCTAGAGAAGCTCAGTTCGTTCCCTGATTTGCGAGTCAGACTCGCAGGAAACCCCTGGCGCTGTGATTGCAATATTGAGGAAATGTTGATTTGGTTGGCCAAACATGAGTTAGTGGTAGACATATTAAACCTTACCTGTTCTGATCCGGCAGAACTAAAAAATGTCCCACTTTCACACCTGGAACAATCACAGCTCTCGTGCTGGAGTAACGCAGGAGATGCGATGAACCGTGCGCTGGAGCCCTCCTATGTGTTCTTGGGGATGGTTCTTGCCCTCATTGGGGTCATCTTCCTTCTGGTCCTTTACCTTAACAGGAAAGGGATCAAGAGGTGGATGTACAATATCCGTGACGCGTGCAGAGATCATATGGAGGGATACCATTACAGATACGAGATCAACTCAGACCCACGGCTAGCCAACCTCAGCCTCAACTCCGATGTGTGA